In one window of Temnothorax longispinosus isolate EJ_2023e unplaced genomic scaffold, Tlon_JGU_v1 HiC_scaffold_17, whole genome shotgun sequence DNA:
- the LOC139823736 gene encoding uncharacterized protein yields the protein MQSKIARHLATVHRNEPEIKKFLDLPPNNLERKRIIETIRRNGNFVYNTNSNVNDGKLIVYRRPQKNKEKGAKGYTACGKCKGFFVKSSIRRHFRKCTGHSSKQTRSVLVMGRTIVGRINPIAEETLRKVVFPALREDEITRMIRYDELIIMFGNRLCRKYRKQYQHKLIRSHLRYLGRFLKAMKDLNTQVTDMTSIYHPTFYEDSIKAVNKMSAFDNSTNTYKVTTTPQLMGTLLKKVGNLLITQSIKKKDYETKKNTEEFLALLIDDFPTSVNRAALEAQEENRRCKKTELSSMDDITKLRNYLDDKRKSLCEMLKETFCHNSWLELAKVTLTSVQLFNRRRAGEIEHLLIKDFESYVQISESTDEDLFQSLSGTAREIAKKYVRFTIRGKLMRTVPVLLSAQLLKCIKLILKYRHNARVPTTNPYLFGIPGYNKSCFKYLNACELMRQFSTACGAKRPWALRGTGLRKHVATISVALDLSENDVSDLAKHMGHAIAIHKEIYRQPVISRDIVRMSQVLEKAQGVNDDESGDSDSSHENGETSVENDTSLSYEVESSIHKDSNKSVKNTRKSAKKRNTPPYGRIKRVRWTNEEIQIVMKYFADCTIPDAKLPSTKTIQEVIAKNPGLKNRSASVVKTWLKNQQKKNEKEGMEKRKGEH from the exons ATGCAATCAAAGATTGCTCGACATCTGGCTACAGTTCACCGCAACGAACCCGAGATAAAGAAGTTCCTTGATCTTCCTCcaaataatttagaaagaaaaagaataattgaaaCAATAAGAAGGAACggcaattttgtttataatactAATAGTAATGTTAATGACGGAAAACTTATTGTGTACAGGCGCCCtcaaaaaaataaggaaaaaggCGCAAAAGGCTATACAGCTTGTGGAAAATGCAAGGGATTTTTTGTGAAGAGTAGCATCAGACGCCATTTTAGAAAATGCACAGGCCACTCTAGTAAACAAACTAGATCTGTGTTAGTTATGGGCAGAACAATTGTTGGACGTATTAATCCTATTGCAGAAGAAACATTGCGAAAAGTAGTTTTTCCTGCACTCAGAGAAGATGAAATAACACGTATGATTCGATATGACgaattgattattatgtttGGTAATAGATTATGCCGGAAGTATCGCAAACAATATCAGCATAAATTAATTCGTTCACATCTTAGATACCTTGGTCGTTTCTTAAAAGCAATGAAAGACCTAAACACTCAAGTTACAGACATGACGTCAATTTATCATCCTACATTTTACGAAGATAGCATTAAAGCAGTTAATAAGATGTCTGCATTTGACAATAGCACAAATACTTATAAAGTGACAACGACACCACAACTAATGGGAACTTTACTTAAGAAAGTAGGAAATCTTCTGATTACTCAAAgtataaagaagaaagattacgaaacaaagaaaaatactgAAGAATTTCTTGCTCTTCTCATCGACGATTTTCCTACTAGTGTTAATAGAGCCGCTTTGGAAGCGCAGGAAGAGAATAGAAGGTGTAAAAAAACAGAACTTTCTTCAATGGACGATATCACAAAGCTTCGTAATTATCTTGATGATAAACGTAAATCCCTGTGTGAGATGTTAAAGGAAACATTTTGTCATAATAGTTGGCTGGAACTAGCAAAAGTAACTCTTACGTCCGTGCAATTATTCAATCGTCGTAGAGCGGGCGAAATAGAACACCTTCTCATCAAAGATTTTGAGAGCTATGTACAAATTTCAGAGAGCACAGACGAAGACTTATTCCAATCTCTGTCAGGTACAGCAcgagaaattgcaaaaaaatatgtaagattTACTATACGCGGAAAATTAATGCGTACTGTTCCTGTATTACTATCAGCTCAATTAttgaaatgtattaaattgattttaaaatatcgacaTAATGCTCGTGTACCTACTACAAATCCGTATTTATTTGGAATTCCGGGATACAATAAAAGTtgttttaaatacttaaatgCTTGTGAATTGATGCGACAATTTTCCACGGCATGTGGTGCAAAACGACCATGGGCTCTACGTGGGACGGGTCTTAGAAAACATGTTGCTACAATAAGTGTAGCGTTAGATTTATCAGAAAATGATGTTTCTGATCTAGCAAAACATATGGGTCATGCCATAGCAATACATAAAGAAATCTATAGGCAACCCGTTATAAGTAGAGATATTGTACGGATGTCGCAAGTATTAGAGAAAGCACAAGGTGTCAATGACGACGAAAGTGGTGATTCAGATAGTAGTCATGAAAACGGAGAAACTTCAGTAGAGAATGACACAAGTTTATCCTATGAAGTGGAATCTAGTATCCACAAGGATAGTAATAAATCAGTAAAAAACACTCGTAAAAGTGCAAAGAAACGGAATA cTCCACCATATGGTCGTATCAAACGTGTTCGATGGACAAATGAAGAAATACAAATCGTCATGAAATACTTTGCCGATTGCACAATACCAGACGCAAAATTACCGTCTACAAAAACGATCCAAGAggttattgcaaaaaatcctggtttaaaaaatcgatctGCATCAGTTGTGAAGACATGGCTAAAAAACCagcaaaaaaagaatgaaaaagaaggaatggaaaaaaggaaaggagAACATTAA